A single window of Granulicella cerasi DNA harbors:
- the msrB gene encoding peptide-methionine (R)-S-oxide reductase MsrB encodes MTEIPAGGPLADAAPRARVEKTDAEWRAQLTPEQYHVLREKGTERAFTGALYKVTDEGVYHCAACNAPLFKSDTKYDAGCGWPSFWDPITPDAVHYHEDTTYGMRRVEVTCATCGSHLGHVFPDGPRQTTGQRYCINSVSLGFTPSGE; translated from the coding sequence ATGACTGAAATTCCTGCTGGTGGCCCATTGGCCGACGCGGCGCCCCGCGCCAGGGTGGAGAAGACCGACGCCGAGTGGCGCGCGCAGCTCACGCCCGAGCAATACCATGTGCTGCGCGAAAAGGGCACCGAGCGTGCGTTCACAGGCGCGCTCTACAAGGTGACCGACGAAGGCGTGTATCACTGCGCCGCGTGCAATGCCCCGCTCTTCAAAAGCGACACCAAGTACGACGCTGGTTGTGGCTGGCCCAGCTTCTGGGACCCGATTACGCCGGATGCCGTGCATTATCACGAAGACACCACCTACGGTATGCGTCGCGTCGAGGTGACGTGCGCCACCTGTGGCAGCCACCTGGGGCATGTTTTTCCCGACGGACCACGCCAGACGACCGGACAGCGTTACTGCATCAACTCGGTTTCGCTGGGCTTTACCCCGAGTGGCGAGTGA
- a CDS encoding Ig-like domain repeat protein: MGPLARFAFPTTIKKSLQVVLAMSTMLGVGAASAVSQIPTVVPGSVAVGVTSSPVSVTVTPTASGAGSAVASTQGATTSEYTVVSGGTCDSGAYTSGVSCTVNVTLKPLYPGMRLGVVRLISGSGTVLGQTLLAGTATGSLAVIKPGLINTVVGSGDWTFRVDGVLATSAQIFLPTAVTSDAAGNLYVSDSNNNRIRKVTASTGLISTIAGSGTPGLSGDGSYAVNASISSPSGIVVDGANNVYFVDTNNNCVRRVDAATTFISAVAGTCGVQGYTGDGAAATSAKLSLPEGLALAVDGSLYIADTGNNVVRKVDGKTGLISTIAGTGAQGYNGDGIAATSATLTEPWQLALGIDGSLYIADLGNNRVRAINPSGTIRTVAGNGDRGYHGDAGLATVANLNAPAAVAVDPAGNVYIGDSGNNVVREVLVSTGIISTVAGTANTTSFGGDTGLATNAGLYGPYALSVDQTGNLLIADMFHNRVRSVAATNIPLSYDTIRVSKTSAPQALTLENDGNAAMNITGFTFDQSALDAATTTCAAGAMAISTTCTLGVEFAPTTVGNSVTGTLTVNSDAANVPTVVTLTGQVLTVNPTTTALVSSANPSIQGNSVTFTATVSSGGTSVTGTVDFLDGSTKICSAVTLSGTSATCATAGLTLGSHTITAVYSGDSENAASTSPAVTQVVKQSSTLTLGSSANPITVTQSLTLTASIAVASGTPTGTVSFLSDGVTLGTVALTSAGTATYTTSSLAVGTHAITATYSGDTSNAPATSTAISQVVSLANTTTTIALSQSTLTVGDNLSVSATVTSSNGPQATGSVEFLDGTVVLGSSTLAAGAGSFTTAGLAPGTHSITVKYLGDTDNATSTSSPMVATVNQADTTTTLTSDKNPASAGAVVTLTAVVAPSLSTTTAGTIGGTVTFYDGSTTLGTGTLDATGKATLAVSTLSVGTHTLLAKYNASTNYASSTSTSISEVINKTATTTTLAASGTGLAGKALTLTATVISSTGTPTGTVNFFDGATNLGTATLSASGVATLSLTTLATGNHSITATYVGDSNYTTSTSTAVSQTISLATVTLTLAGPSGAVNAGTAATFTAASASTGVTPTGSITLLDGSTTIATQAIAATNTFSISTLAVGSHSLHVAYAGDTDNSPASSNVATVVVQQGTTTTAITTSKTPQTLGSAVTFTATVTSASPSLTGTVSFYDGSTLLGGVALSNGVATLTTSTLTFGTHSITAAYVGDTNHGASTSPALSQSIVQAATAALTSSANPAVAGASVTFTAKLSGNGTVVPSGPVVFSDGAASLASVNLDASGTAVFTTTSLAVGAHSITVSYAGDTNYSSVTSAAIIETITNADTQVAISSSANPATYGSPLVFTAKVTSNGGTATGKLNFLDGTTVLGTSVLDATGTATLSTSTLAPGTHTIVASYAGDGKASASVSPSLSQTVLQTSSVAVSSSANPSLTLASITFTATVTNAGQDIPAGAITFTDGSTSLGTATLDASGHATLTVASMAAGTHSIVAAYAGNGTNLSATSPALSQVVDLRDTTTTLSAATSSNNAQQVTLIAVVRYTGPTAPTGVVTFTEGSTTLGTGTVDSTGVATMTLAVGSGSQTVTASYSGDASYAASTSGPTVVSGTTTAPFTVALNPSTYAMTSGQHEAGSVSVTSVAPFADTLEFGCLGLPSYATCTFSKTTTDITSGGTVSVQLTVDTGDPLGAGASANASKSTAFAWMPCGTLALAILFGLRRRKRLASLLLLVFTLATMGVMTGCGGISQKTTPAGNYTFQVVVRGKNTGNAVTQTVTLNVK; encoded by the coding sequence ATGGGGCCACTGGCGCGATTCGCGTTTCCGACCACGATCAAGAAGTCACTGCAGGTTGTTCTGGCAATGAGCACCATGCTGGGCGTGGGGGCGGCCTCTGCCGTTTCCCAGATCCCGACGGTCGTCCCAGGCTCCGTTGCGGTCGGCGTCACTTCGTCGCCGGTCTCGGTGACGGTTACACCCACGGCTTCGGGCGCGGGTAGCGCCGTTGCCTCCACCCAGGGCGCGACGACCTCGGAGTACACGGTCGTCAGCGGTGGCACCTGCGATAGCGGTGCCTACACCTCGGGCGTCTCCTGCACGGTGAACGTCACCCTCAAGCCGCTTTACCCCGGCATGCGACTCGGCGTGGTCCGATTGATCTCCGGCTCGGGCACTGTGCTGGGCCAAACGCTGCTGGCGGGTACGGCGACGGGTAGCCTCGCGGTCATCAAGCCCGGCCTCATCAACACCGTTGTCGGCTCCGGCGACTGGACCTTCCGCGTAGATGGCGTCCTCGCGACCAGTGCACAGATCTTCCTCCCAACCGCCGTCACCTCGGACGCGGCGGGCAATCTCTACGTGTCCGACAGCAACAACAATCGCATCCGCAAGGTCACCGCAAGCACCGGCCTGATCAGCACGATCGCAGGCAGCGGCACGCCGGGGCTCTCCGGCGACGGCAGCTATGCGGTCAACGCCAGCATCAGCAGCCCGTCGGGCATCGTGGTCGATGGCGCGAACAACGTCTACTTCGTCGACACCAACAACAACTGCGTCCGTCGCGTCGATGCTGCGACGACGTTCATCTCGGCTGTTGCGGGCACCTGTGGCGTACAGGGTTATACCGGCGACGGCGCCGCGGCGACCAGCGCCAAGCTCTCGCTGCCGGAAGGCCTCGCGCTGGCGGTGGATGGCTCGCTTTACATCGCGGACACGGGCAACAACGTCGTGCGCAAGGTTGACGGAAAGACCGGCCTGATCAGCACGATCGCAGGAACCGGCGCGCAGGGCTACAACGGCGACGGCATCGCCGCGACTTCGGCTACGCTCACGGAGCCGTGGCAGCTCGCGCTCGGCATCGACGGTTCGCTCTACATCGCCGACCTCGGCAATAATCGCGTCCGCGCCATCAATCCTTCGGGAACGATTCGCACGGTGGCCGGCAACGGCGACCGTGGATATCACGGCGATGCAGGCCTGGCGACCGTTGCCAACCTGAACGCACCCGCAGCTGTTGCTGTCGATCCCGCAGGCAACGTCTACATTGGCGACTCGGGCAACAACGTCGTGCGCGAAGTGCTGGTCTCTACCGGCATCATCTCTACCGTCGCAGGCACCGCCAACACCACTTCGTTCGGTGGTGACACCGGACTCGCCACCAACGCCGGACTCTACGGCCCCTATGCGCTTTCGGTAGACCAGACTGGCAACCTGCTCATCGCCGACATGTTCCACAACCGCGTCCGCAGCGTTGCGGCCACGAACATTCCGCTCAGCTACGACACCATCCGCGTCAGCAAAACCTCCGCACCGCAGGCCCTCACGCTGGAAAACGATGGCAACGCGGCGATGAACATCACCGGCTTCACCTTCGACCAGTCCGCACTGGACGCGGCGACGACTACCTGCGCTGCGGGTGCGATGGCGATCTCCACGACCTGCACGCTCGGCGTTGAGTTTGCCCCGACCACTGTTGGCAACAGCGTCACCGGCACGCTCACGGTGAACTCGGACGCTGCCAACGTTCCCACCGTCGTCACGCTCACCGGCCAGGTGCTGACGGTGAACCCCACGACGACCGCACTGGTCTCCAGCGCGAACCCCAGCATCCAGGGCAACAGCGTCACCTTCACCGCGACGGTCTCTTCGGGCGGCACCAGCGTCACCGGCACGGTCGATTTCCTCGACGGCTCCACGAAGATCTGCAGCGCGGTCACGCTCTCCGGCACCTCGGCTACCTGCGCCACCGCTGGGCTCACGCTCGGCTCGCATACCATCACGGCTGTCTACTCCGGAGACTCCGAGAACGCCGCATCCACTTCGCCCGCAGTCACGCAGGTGGTCAAGCAGTCTTCCACGCTGACGCTCGGTAGCTCGGCGAACCCGATAACGGTTACGCAGTCGCTCACCCTCACCGCAAGCATCGCTGTGGCGTCGGGCACGCCGACCGGCACGGTCAGCTTCCTCTCCGACGGCGTCACGCTCGGCACGGTGGCGCTCACCTCGGCTGGAACCGCGACGTACACCACCAGCTCGCTCGCTGTCGGCACGCACGCCATCACGGCGACCTACTCCGGCGATACCAGCAACGCTCCCGCGACCTCGACGGCGATCAGCCAGGTCGTGAGCCTCGCCAACACCACGACGACGATCGCGCTCAGCCAGAGCACGCTGACCGTTGGCGACAACCTCAGCGTCTCCGCCACGGTGACCAGCAGCAACGGCCCGCAGGCCACCGGCTCTGTCGAGTTCCTCGACGGCACGGTGGTCCTCGGCTCCTCGACGCTCGCTGCTGGCGCTGGCAGCTTCACCACCGCTGGCCTCGCGCCGGGCACGCACTCTATCACCGTGAAGTACCTCGGCGACACCGACAACGCGACCAGCACCTCGTCGCCGATGGTTGCCACGGTGAACCAGGCTGACACGACCACCACGCTCACCTCGGACAAGAACCCGGCGAGCGCCGGCGCGGTCGTGACGTTGACCGCCGTCGTTGCCCCGAGCCTGAGCACCACCACGGCCGGCACGATCGGCGGCACCGTCACCTTCTATGACGGCTCCACCACGCTCGGCACCGGCACGCTCGACGCCACCGGCAAGGCGACGCTTGCGGTCAGCACGCTGAGCGTCGGCACGCACACGCTGCTGGCAAAGTACAACGCCAGCACCAACTACGCGAGCAGCACATCGACCTCGATCAGTGAGGTGATCAACAAGACCGCGACCACCACCACGCTTGCGGCCAGCGGCACCGGCCTCGCAGGCAAGGCCCTTACCCTGACGGCGACGGTCATCAGCAGCACCGGCACGCCGACCGGCACGGTCAACTTCTTCGACGGTGCCACGAACCTCGGCACCGCCACGCTGAGCGCCTCGGGCGTGGCGACGCTCTCGCTGACGACGCTTGCCACCGGCAATCACTCGATCACCGCCACCTATGTGGGCGACAGCAACTACACGACCAGCACCTCCACGGCGGTCTCGCAGACCATCTCGCTCGCTACGGTGACGCTGACGCTCGCCGGACCTTCGGGCGCGGTGAACGCAGGCACCGCGGCGACCTTCACGGCGGCATCCGCTTCCACGGGCGTCACGCCCACGGGCAGCATCACGCTGCTGGATGGCTCAACGACCATCGCCACGCAGGCGATCGCCGCGACGAACACGTTCTCCATCAGCACGCTTGCGGTAGGCTCGCACTCGCTGCACGTTGCCTACGCGGGTGACACCGACAACTCGCCGGCAAGCTCGAACGTCGCCACGGTCGTCGTGCAGCAGGGAACCACCACCACCGCCATCACCACCAGCAAGACTCCGCAGACGCTCGGTTCGGCCGTCACCTTTACGGCGACCGTGACCAGCGCCAGCCCCAGCCTCACCGGCACGGTGAGCTTCTATGACGGCTCGACGCTGCTCGGCGGCGTGGCCTTGAGCAACGGTGTAGCCACGCTCACCACCTCGACGCTTACCTTCGGCACGCACAGCATCACGGCCGCCTACGTCGGCGACACGAACCACGGTGCCTCCACCTCGCCTGCGCTCAGCCAGTCGATCGTGCAGGCTGCCACGGCCGCGCTGACCTCCAGCGCGAACCCCGCGGTCGCGGGCGCTTCGGTCACCTTCACCGCAAAGCTCAGCGGCAACGGCACCGTCGTCCCCTCGGGCCCGGTCGTCTTCTCTGACGGCGCAGCATCGCTGGCGAGCGTCAACCTGGACGCCTCCGGCACGGCGGTCTTTACCACCACCTCGCTGGCCGTCGGCGCGCACTCCATCACGGTCAGCTACGCGGGCGACACGAACTACTCCTCGGTCACCTCGGCTGCGATCATCGAAACGATCACCAACGCGGACACGCAGGTGGCGATCAGCTCCAGCGCCAACCCGGCGACCTATGGATCGCCGCTGGTATTCACAGCGAAGGTCACCTCGAACGGCGGCACCGCCACCGGTAAGTTGAACTTCCTGGACGGCACGACGGTTCTCGGCACTTCGGTGCTCGACGCCACCGGCACGGCCACGCTTTCTACCTCCACGCTCGCCCCTGGCACCCACACCATCGTGGCCAGCTACGCCGGCGACGGCAAGGCCTCGGCGTCGGTCTCGCCTTCGCTCTCGCAGACAGTGCTGCAGACCAGCAGCGTCGCCGTCAGCTCCAGCGCGAACCCGTCGCTGACCCTCGCCAGCATCACCTTCACGGCAACCGTGACCAACGCGGGCCAGGACATTCCTGCTGGCGCGATCACCTTCACGGACGGCAGCACCTCGCTCGGTACGGCAACGCTGGATGCTTCCGGCCACGCCACGCTGACGGTGGCTTCCATGGCGGCGGGCACGCACAGCATCGTCGCAGCCTACGCGGGTAACGGTACGAACCTTTCGGCAACCTCGCCCGCACTCTCACAGGTGGTCGACCTGCGCGACACCACCACCACGCTGAGCGCGGCCACGAGCTCCAACAACGCGCAGCAGGTCACGTTGATTGCGGTCGTCCGCTACACCGGCCCCACCGCTCCGACGGGCGTCGTCACCTTCACCGAAGGCTCAACCACGCTTGGCACCGGCACCGTGGATAGCACCGGCGTCGCCACCATGACGCTCGCCGTCGGCAGCGGCTCGCAGACAGTCACCGCCAGCTATAGCGGCGATGCCAGCTACGCCGCTTCCACCTCCGGCCCCACGGTCGTTTCGGGAACCACGACGGCGCCGTTCACGGTCGCGCTGAACCCTTCGACCTACGCCATGACCAGCGGTCAGCATGAAGCCGGCTCGGTCTCCGTCACCTCGGTCGCGCCTTTCGCGGACACGCTCGAGTTCGGCTGCCTCGGCTTGCCTTCGTACGCTACCTGCACCTTCTCGAAGACCACCACCGACATCACCTCCGGCGGTACGGTCAGCGTACAGTTGACCGTAGACACCGGGGATCCGCTGGGCGCAGGTGCCTCGGCGAACGCCAGCAAGAGCACCGCCTTCGCGTGGATGCCCTGCGGCACTCTGGCTCTCGCGATCCTCTTCGGCCTCCGTCGTCGCAAGCGCCTCGCGAGTCTGCTGTTGCTCGTCTTCACCCTGGCGACCATGGGCGTGATGACCGGCTGCGGTGGCATCAGCCAGAAGACGACCCCGGCCGGGAACTACACCTTCCAGGTCGTCGTGCGCGGCAAGAACACCGGCAACGCCGTCACGCAGACCGTAACGCTCAACGTAAAGTAA
- a CDS encoding SDR family oxidoreductase, giving the protein MAKRTALVVGASGIVGQAIANLLVERGDWDVYGLARKPLALPGITPVAADLQDPASLEQALQGIKPTHIFLATWLRQPTEAENIRVNSAMVRNLLAATSPAGSVEHVALVTGLKHYLGPFEAYGKGKLPPTPFRESQGRLDVENFYYAQEDEVFAAAERDGFGWSVHRPHTIIGYAVGNAMNMGTTLAAYAALCRETGAPFRFPGSAAQWNGLTDMTDAHLLARQLLWASTTPAARNEAFNVVNGDVFRWSWMWERLAEYFGLQPAPFDGIVEPLEPKLAAAGDAWRALADKHGLREPDLFKLTNAWHTDADLGRPIEVLTDISKSRRLGFLDYVATDDSFFQLFDRLRAERLIP; this is encoded by the coding sequence GTGGCGAAGAGAACAGCATTGGTGGTGGGAGCGTCCGGCATCGTCGGGCAGGCAATTGCAAACCTGCTGGTGGAGCGCGGCGATTGGGACGTCTACGGCCTCGCCCGCAAACCGCTGGCGCTTCCGGGCATCACGCCCGTGGCCGCCGATCTGCAGGATCCCGCGTCCCTCGAGCAGGCGCTCCAGGGGATCAAGCCGACGCACATCTTCCTCGCCACCTGGCTGCGCCAGCCGACCGAAGCCGAGAACATCCGCGTGAACTCCGCGATGGTGCGCAATCTGCTCGCCGCGACCTCGCCTGCCGGAAGCGTGGAGCACGTCGCTCTCGTGACCGGGCTGAAGCACTACCTCGGGCCGTTCGAGGCCTACGGCAAGGGCAAGCTGCCGCCGACGCCTTTCCGCGAGTCGCAAGGGCGTCTCGACGTCGAAAACTTCTACTACGCGCAGGAGGACGAGGTCTTCGCTGCCGCCGAGCGTGACGGCTTCGGCTGGAGCGTCCACCGCCCGCACACGATCATCGGCTACGCCGTCGGCAACGCGATGAACATGGGCACAACGCTTGCGGCGTACGCCGCGCTCTGCCGCGAAACCGGCGCGCCCTTCCGTTTCCCGGGCTCCGCCGCGCAGTGGAATGGCCTTACCGACATGACGGACGCCCATCTGCTGGCCCGGCAACTGCTGTGGGCTTCGACTACCCCGGCGGCACGCAACGAGGCGTTCAACGTGGTGAATGGCGACGTCTTCCGCTGGAGCTGGATGTGGGAGCGCCTCGCCGAATACTTCGGCCTGCAGCCCGCGCCGTTTGACGGCATCGTAGAGCCTCTGGAGCCCAAACTCGCCGCAGCGGGCGACGCGTGGCGCGCCCTCGCCGACAAGCACGGCCTTCGCGAGCCCGACCTCTTCAAGCTGACGAACGCTTGGCACACGGACGCCGACCTTGGCCGCCCGATCGAGGTGCTGACGGACATCTCCAAGAGCCGCCGGCTGGGTTTCCTCGACTACGTGGCGACGGACGACAGCTTCTTCCAGCTCTTCGACCGCCTGCGCGCCGAACGCCTCATCCCGTAG
- the rpmB gene encoding 50S ribosomal protein L28 produces the protein MAQVCELCGKGPQFGNNVSHAHNVTRRRWNPNLQTVKSKTNGNTKRVKVCTSCIKTGKIVKG, from the coding sequence ATGGCACAGGTTTGCGAGCTTTGCGGCAAGGGTCCCCAGTTCGGTAACAACGTTTCTCACGCGCACAACGTCACGCGTCGTCGCTGGAACCCGAATTTGCAGACGGTAAAATCCAAGACCAACGGCAACACCAAGCGCGTTAAGGTCTGCACGTCCTGCATCAAGACCGGCAAGATCGTTAAGGGCTAA
- the trpS gene encoding tryptophan--tRNA ligase, producing MNPVSSCDPKPAPLRGAPRPRVLSGMRPTGKLHLGNYMGALYNWVRLQSEYECYFFIADLHALTTDYADPSRIGQNNIEIALDFLSAGLDPGRCVIFRQSDVMQHAQLHALFSMFTPLGWLERVPTYKDQQEQLREKDLNTYGFLGYPLLQAADILLYKPDFVPVGADQIAHVELTREVARRFNGLYPGEFFMSPEAKPWELPSILEKARKLAGEPKDSTRTDFSAAQMYEAAQQTKKLSPFGRREILPEPQVLLTPSPKLPGLDGRKMSKSYNNHLMLSAPPEEIRAKIKTMVTDPARVRRDDPGDPDKCPVGDLHKVFSSEETMLKVYDGCRSASIGCIECKGWCADAIVTAIAPIQEHRRDLEKRPDVIRDVLSNGAQRAIKRAQPTLDEVQHVMGLR from the coding sequence GTGAATCCTGTATCTTCCTGCGATCCCAAGCCCGCACCGCTTCGCGGCGCGCCGCGTCCTCGCGTGCTTTCGGGCATGCGCCCCACCGGCAAGCTGCACCTCGGCAACTACATGGGTGCTCTCTACAACTGGGTGCGTTTGCAGTCCGAGTATGAGTGCTACTTCTTCATCGCCGACCTGCACGCGCTGACCACCGATTACGCTGACCCCTCGCGCATCGGGCAGAACAACATCGAGATCGCCCTCGACTTTCTCTCCGCGGGCCTTGATCCCGGCCGCTGCGTCATCTTCCGCCAGTCGGACGTGATGCAGCACGCGCAGCTGCATGCGCTCTTCAGCATGTTCACGCCGCTTGGCTGGCTGGAGCGCGTGCCGACGTACAAAGATCAGCAGGAGCAGCTCCGCGAGAAGGACCTGAACACCTACGGCTTCCTCGGCTATCCGCTGCTGCAGGCCGCGGACATCCTGCTCTACAAGCCGGACTTCGTGCCCGTGGGCGCGGACCAGATCGCGCACGTTGAGCTGACGCGCGAGGTCGCTCGCCGTTTCAACGGCCTCTACCCCGGCGAGTTCTTCATGTCGCCCGAGGCCAAGCCATGGGAGCTGCCGTCGATTCTCGAAAAGGCACGCAAGCTTGCTGGTGAGCCCAAGGATTCCACGCGCACCGACTTCTCCGCCGCGCAGATGTACGAAGCCGCGCAGCAGACGAAGAAGCTTTCGCCGTTCGGTCGTCGCGAGATTCTGCCCGAGCCGCAGGTGCTGCTGACGCCCTCGCCGAAGCTGCCCGGCCTTGACGGTCGCAAGATGTCGAAGAGCTACAACAATCACCTGATGCTCTCCGCGCCGCCGGAAGAGATTCGCGCGAAGATCAAGACGATGGTCACAGACCCTGCGCGCGTTCGTCGTGACGATCCCGGCGACCCGGACAAGTGCCCGGTCGGCGATCTGCACAAGGTCTTCTCCAGCGAGGAGACGATGCTGAAGGTGTACGACGGCTGCCGCTCGGCGAGCATCGGTTGCATTGAGTGCAAGGGCTGGTGCGCGGACGCGATCGTCACCGCGATTGCGCCGATTCAGGAGCACCGCCGCGACCTCGAGAAGCGTCCCGATGTGATTCGCGACGTACTGTCGAACGGTGCGCAGCGCGCCATCAAGCGCGCGCAGCCGACGCTCGACGAAGTGCAGCATGTGATGGGTCTGCGGTAA
- a CDS encoding site-2 protease family protein — MPLNVALIIFELVLMVLAICIHDCAQAWAANKLGDPTARMLGRMTMNPAAHFDLFGMVIWPLLYIWRSPMVLGWGKPVPMTWRNFSKKNGEMLATLAGPAAQLGTAIVCLIVLVILKHTVAGAADSLVDALVLTMRAPVDTTALPGVFPVLLLLDIAIFVNLLLAIFNLVPIPFLDGGKILVHFLPYDAAKAFEQYGLYIMIAFFFFGFTIIMAVFSPVFTIFQRLLLSL, encoded by the coding sequence ATGCCTCTGAACGTTGCACTCATCATTTTCGAGCTGGTCCTGATGGTTTTGGCCATCTGCATCCACGACTGCGCGCAGGCGTGGGCGGCCAATAAGCTTGGCGACCCCACGGCCCGCATGCTGGGCCGCATGACCATGAACCCCGCCGCGCACTTCGACCTCTTTGGCATGGTGATCTGGCCGCTGCTCTACATCTGGCGTTCGCCGATGGTGCTTGGCTGGGGCAAGCCTGTACCGATGACCTGGCGGAACTTCAGCAAGAAGAACGGCGAAATGCTCGCTACACTCGCCGGCCCTGCCGCGCAGCTCGGGACGGCGATCGTCTGCCTGATCGTCCTCGTGATTTTGAAGCACACCGTTGCCGGAGCCGCGGACTCGCTTGTGGATGCGCTGGTACTGACCATGCGTGCGCCGGTCGACACCACGGCGCTGCCAGGCGTGTTTCCCGTGCTGTTGCTGCTGGACATCGCGATCTTCGTGAACCTGCTGCTGGCGATCTTCAACCTCGTGCCCATTCCGTTCCTCGACGGTGGCAAGATCCTGGTGCACTTCCTGCCGTATGACGCGGCGAAGGCCTTCGAGCAGTACGGCCTCTACATCATGATCGCGTTCTTCTTCTTCGGCTTCACGATCATCATGGCGGTCTTTAGCCCCGTATTTACGATCTTCCAAAGGCTGCTGCTTTCGCTCTAA
- a CDS encoding segregation and condensation protein A, producing the protein MADEQNEQAEQNKQLDAPQEPVETEQPVAAEEAQPAASAEPAASAEPATSAEPATSAEPAASADGKVVEPFELQHPVVPPKPEPPRQKTDKEKEREEASQSPYMITVGKVYDGPFDLLLDLIRKQNIDIYDIPIAKITAQFLEYTHHLKQTDVDAAGEFVYTAALLIHIKSKTLLPRDPLEVLAGNDEDPRRELVERLLEHERFKSAAQMLLQKQQIEDATWTHSGMRGFLRDEGISSVDAEREIDADTSSLLLVFRDVLQKLRERPIHKIDEETVTVAQMIQYVKQRLLMEDRPVSLRKLLGNSRSERALICTFLAMLELIRLQAILFRQPEALGDILIKKAENFEQVMSENAVVRDDWS; encoded by the coding sequence ATGGCCGACGAGCAGAACGAACAAGCCGAGCAGAACAAACAACTCGACGCGCCGCAGGAGCCGGTGGAAACCGAGCAGCCTGTAGCAGCGGAAGAAGCGCAGCCTGCTGCGTCTGCGGAGCCCGCTGCGTCTGCGGAACCTGCTACGTCTGCGGAACCTGCTACGTCTGCGGAACCTGCTGCGTCTGCGGACGGCAAGGTCGTTGAGCCGTTCGAACTGCAGCACCCTGTTGTGCCGCCGAAGCCCGAGCCTCCGCGTCAGAAGACCGACAAGGAGAAGGAGCGCGAGGAGGCCTCGCAGTCGCCGTACATGATCACGGTGGGCAAGGTGTACGACGGCCCATTCGACCTTCTGCTCGACCTCATCCGCAAGCAGAACATCGACATCTACGACATTCCGATCGCGAAGATCACCGCGCAGTTCCTGGAGTACACGCATCACCTGAAGCAGACGGACGTCGACGCTGCGGGTGAGTTCGTCTACACGGCCGCACTGCTCATTCACATCAAGAGCAAGACGCTGCTGCCGCGCGATCCGCTCGAAGTGCTGGCCGGAAACGACGAAGATCCTCGCCGAGAGCTGGTCGAACGCCTGCTCGAGCACGAGCGCTTCAAGTCCGCCGCGCAGATGCTGCTGCAGAAGCAGCAGATCGAAGACGCGACCTGGACGCACTCGGGGATGCGGGGCTTCCTGCGCGATGAAGGCATCTCGAGCGTGGACGCCGAACGCGAGATCGATGCCGACACCTCGTCCTTGCTGCTCGTCTTCCGTGATGTGCTGCAGAAGCTGCGCGAGCGCCCGATCCACAAGATCGACGAAGAGACCGTCACCGTGGCGCAGATGATCCAGTACGTGAAGCAGCGGTTGCTGATGGAAGATCGCCCGGTCTCGCTGCGCAAGCTGCTCGGCAACTCGCGCTCGGAGCGCGCGCTGATCTGCACCTTCCTCGCGATGCTGGAGCTGATTCGCCTGCAGGCGATCCTCTTCCGCCAGCCGGAAGCGCTCGGCGACATCCTCATCAAGAAGGCCGAAAACTTCGAGCAGGTGATGAGCGAGAACGCTGTGGTGCGCGACGACTGGAGCTAA
- a CDS encoding RidA family protein — translation MAKQIISTPDAPAAIGPYSQAVRLGNMLFASGQIPIDPATGDLVAGGITEQTEQVLKNVQAVLAAAGLAVNNVVKSTVFLADMNDFAAMNAVYSTVFAAEGVQPPARSTVQVARLPKDSLVEIEIVAIEG, via the coding sequence ATGGCAAAGCAGATCATCAGCACCCCCGACGCACCGGCGGCCATTGGCCCGTACTCGCAGGCAGTTCGCCTGGGCAACATGCTCTTCGCTTCCGGGCAGATTCCTATCGATCCGGCAACCGGCGACCTCGTCGCTGGCGGCATCACCGAGCAGACCGAGCAGGTGCTCAAGAACGTCCAGGCTGTGCTCGCAGCGGCGGGCCTTGCGGTAAACAACGTGGTGAAGAGCACGGTGTTTCTCGCCGATATGAACGACTTTGCCGCGATGAATGCGGTGTACTCGACCGTCTTCGCAGCCGAAGGTGTTCAGCCTCCCGCGCGCTCGACCGTGCAGGTCGCCCGCCTGCCGAAGGATTCGCTCGTCGAGATCGAGATCGTCGCGATCGAGGGCTAA